Proteins co-encoded in one Lasioglossum baleicum chromosome 14, iyLasBale1, whole genome shotgun sequence genomic window:
- the Mrpl51 gene encoding mitochondrial ribosomal protein L51, producing the protein MSWFMNTIRTAVSVWTPQVTPVRFRYFADKVAKGRLVRRYGYKDPIDMKGLLPRNSEFKLPMPMYKPKDAWIEKKALFGQNDYIDILGYNDLHPTRILYNVPSWLKGVSGNEYQVLLRKQKMWKRGIFPIARPTKWKEMLKRMRYLYKYLNRKTKTFASSKQ; encoded by the coding sequence ATGTCGTGGTTCATGAATACAATACGAACGGCCGTCAGCGTATGGACTCCACAAGTGACGCCGGTGCGATTTCGCTACTTCGCAGACAAAGTAGCGAAGGGTCGTCTCGTCCGACGATACGGTTACAAGGACCCTATAGACATGAAAGGGCTTTTGCCTCGGAACAGCGAATTTAAGTTGCCTATGCCAATGTACAAACCGAAGGACGCTTGGATCGAGAAGAAAGCGTTGTTTGGTCAAAACGATTACATAGATATTTTAGGGTACAATGATCTGCATCCTACCAGAATTCTGTACAACGTACCATCCTGGCTGAAAGGAGTAAGCGGGAACGAGTATCAAGTGTTATTACGGAAGCAGAAAATGTGGAAGAGAGGAATATTCCCAATAGCCAGGCCAACAAAATGGAAGGAAATGCTGAAGAGAATGCGTTATCTGTATAAATACCTAAATAGGAAAACGAAAACGTTTGCTAGTAGTAAACAGTAA
- the LOC143215504 gene encoding dipeptidyl peptidase 9: protein METCNEGGDRTPSVIAINRNTWSELRGVVSDLRRKLSGISVVSVPGCITFRSLPDGRTRIYFLSSLNNRWETTLLYVDIAHFDLANGYLLHWQPVIEANFQTVSSTKILSKEEQLLWERKRLVTCGITSYEIHPESGKLVFPAASSLYQCIDTGFMAGPLFPSEIRAATSGAKLCPQICPWNNALIAHTCSGDLYLSHSITGSSLRLTHARKGGRNLTDDPLTAGTPSYVMQEEFARYTGYWWQPKSNDGIYRIVYEEVDESDVKIFCFPSPANSEEIDEFRFPRAGTPNAKSNLKMVQFRLTETLQIVNIDILELQYPLHTMFPWMEYMVRVGWTPDAQYVWVQLLDRKQQRLELVLLSIDNFSEPPPNVYNWENQFTSSSASVQVIYSEQSSTWINLNDLLYFLPSDNPSEVKFLWGSEESDYRHLYLITSRISGINNEVDEPLDRMDSVFLQPRVTSKIALTQGEWEVLGRKLWVDEANSIVYFRGLREGPLEQHVYAVSLNRPLEIRLLTRPGYSYNSIYFNKECTMLVTVYSSIKTLPTCQVFRITQKDWTVDNICLTPVGYLLEPSAPQSELFTPEIFTHKISSGDTIYSMIFKPHNFQQGVRYPTILNVYGGPEVQLVSNTFKGMRHLRMHMLAAQGYCVVLIDNRGSHHRGLVFESHLQHRLGTVELSDQVEMLKWLADTTGYIDLDRVALHGWSYGGYLSLMGLIQYPEIFKLAIAGAPVTSWNFYDTGYTERYMDLPQNNPHSYITSSILTYVDKFPDEENRLLIIHGLIDENVHFFHTSQLIDALVKSGKPYQLQVYPNERHSLRSLDASKHYETTLLFFLQNHL, encoded by the exons ATGGAGACGTGCAACGAAGGGGGCGACCGGACCCCGTCTGTCATCGCGATTAACCGAAACACTTGGTCGGAACTAAGAGGCGTCGTCAGCGACCTACGCAGAAAGCTTTCCGGGATCTCTGTTGTTTCTGTACCCGGATGCATCACCTTTCGATCCCTCCCCGATGGACG GACCAGGATATACTTCCTGAGCAGCCTGAACAACAGATGGGAGACCACTCTACTGTACGTGGACATCGCTCACTTCGATCTTGCCAACGGGTACCTCCTCCATTGGCAGCCTGTGATAGAAGCTAATTTTCAAAC GGTGTCGAGCACCAAAATCTTGTCGAAGGAGGAGCAGTTGCTATGGGAGAGGAAAAGATTAGTCACGTGTGGCATTACCAGTTACGAAATTCACCCAGAGAGTGGGAAACTAGTTTTCCCAGCTGCTAGTAGCCTTTACCAATGTATAGACACAGGATTCATG GCTGGGCCGCTCTTCCCGTCCGAGATCCGAGCGGCCACATCCGGCGCGAAACTGTGCCCACAAATTTGTCCATGGAACAATGCGCTGATCGCTCACACGTGCTCCGGAGACCTGTATCTGTCGCACAGCATCACGGGTTCCTCCTTGAGACTGACACACGCGAGAAAAGGTGGAAGGAATTTAACGGACGACCCTCTTACGGCGGGCACACCGTCTTACGTGATGCAAGAGGAGTTCGCTAG GTACACCGGTTACTGGTGGCAGCCGAAATCCAACGACGGAATTTATAGAATAGTTTACGAGGAGGTCGACGAGAGCGacgtgaaaatattttgtttcccGTCACCGGCGAACTCCGAGGAGATCGATGAATTTAGGTTTCCCAGAGCCGGCACGCCGAACGCGAAGAGCAACCTGAAGATGGTGCAATTTCGATTAACCGAAACACTGCAGATAGTCAACATCGATATCCTGGAGCTCCAGTACCCACTGCACACTATGTTTCCCTGGATGGAGTACATGGTCAGAGTGGGATGGACTCCTGACGCTCAATA CGTCTGGGTCCAGCTGTTGGACAGAAAGCAGCAAAGGCTCGAATTAGTTTTGTTATCGATAGATAATTTTTCGGAACCACCGCCGAATGTATATAATTGGGAGAATCAATTTACATCGTCGTCGGCGAGCGTTCAAGTGATATACTCTGAACAGAGCTCGACTTGGATCAATCTGAACGATCTACTCTATTTCTTACCGTCCGACAACCCGTCGGAGGTCAAGTTCCTTTGGGGTAGCGAGGAATCGGACTATCGACACCTGTATCTCATAACATCTCGAATATCAG GTATAAACAATGAGGTGGATGAGCCGTTAGACAGAATGGACAGTGTCTTCTTGCAACCCAGAGTTACGTCCAAGATTGCGTTAACTCAAGGAGAGTGGGAAGTGTTAGGCAGAAAATTATGGGTGGACGAAGCCAACTCCATTGTATATTTTCGTGGCTTGCGCGAAGGCCCGTTGGAGCAGCATGTTTACGCTGTTTCCTTGAACCGGCCATTGGAGATAAGACTGCTTACGAGACCGGGTTACAGTTACAACAGTATATATTTCAATAAGGAATGCACGATGTTAGTCACTGTGTATAGCTCGATCAAGACATTACCCACCTGCCAG GTATTCAGAATAACGCAGAAAGATTGGACGGTAGACAACATCTGCCTGACTCCTGTCGGATACTTGCTGGAACCGTCAGCTCCTCAATCCGAGTTGTTCACCCCAGAGATTTTCACACATAAGATATCGTCTGgcgacacgatttattctatGATATTCAAGCCGCATAATTTCCAACAGGGCGTCAGATATCCTACGATATTGAACGTCTACGGCGGTCCAGAAGTGCAATTAGTATCGAACACGTTCAAG GGGATGAGGCATTTGAGGATGCACATGTTAGCCGCTCAAGGCTACTGCGTGGTGTTGATTGATAATCGTGGCTCTCATCATAGAGGTTTAGTGTTCGAGAGTCATCTACAACACAGATTGGGAACGGTCGAGTTGAGCGATCAAGTTGAAATGTTGAAGTGGTTGGCGGATACAACTGGTTACATCGATTTAGATCGTGTAGCTCTGCATGGCTGGTCTTATGGAGGATATTTGAGCCTGATGGGCTTGATACAGTATCCTGAAATATTCAAG TTGGCGATCGCTGGCGCTCCTGTTACTTCCTGGAATTTTTACGATACCGGCTACACCGAACGTTACATGGATTTGCCGCAAAACAATCCTCACAGCTACATCACTAGCTCAATCTTAACGTACGTGGACAAGTTCCCCGACGAGGAGAATCGGTTGCTGATCATTCACGGACTTATCGACGAGAACGTGCATTTCTTTCACACGAGTCAGCTGATCGATGCTCTCGTCAAGTCCGGGAAACCGTATCAACTGCAAGTCTACCCGAACGAAAGACACAGCCTTCGAAGTTTAGACGCCAGTAAACACTACGAGACTACTCtattatttttcttacaaaatCATTTGTGA